A section of the Apium graveolens cultivar Ventura unplaced genomic scaffold, ASM990537v1 ctg2987, whole genome shotgun sequence genome encodes:
- the LOC141700857 gene encoding AT-hook motif nuclear-localized protein 15-like, with amino-acid sequence MNYSSPALQIPNSMGYTNPTIINSEEHHSQPLPNTRMSNPGVGNDINNMGQSGENDIVASGGHFSFSTPRGRPRGSKNKAKENTIEMTSEMKSIVLKIPPGKDVIEWLKQFAHSRNIFMNVLGGSGMITDASISLISSVHPTIFSERLCLLSLTGPVGKISPSEPSGSCTLNAIFARTNGDVIGGTLWRLVTFGTMHVTALISKNPDVLVVCHANIA; translated from the coding sequence ATGAATTACTCTTCACCTGCTCTTCAAATCCCAAATTCAATGGGCTACACTAATCCTACTATAATTAACAGCGAAGAACACCACTCTCAACCATTGCCAAACACTCGAATGTCTAATCCAGGAGTTGGTAATGATATAAATAATATGGGCCAGTCTGGTGAAAACGATATTGTGGCGTCTGGTGGTCATTTTTCATTCTCCACGCCACGAGGACGTCCTCGTGGTTCAAAAAACAAGGCGAAAGAAAACACCATCGAAATGACTTCGGAAATGAAGTCTATTGTTCTTAAAATCCCGCCTGGGAAAGATGTCATTGAATGGCTGAAACAGTTTGCTCATTCAAGAAATATTTTTATGAATGTTCTGGGTGGTTCAGGAATGATTACAGATGCTTCCATAAGCCTCATCTCATCAGTACATCCAACAATATTTTCTGAGAGACTTTGCTTACTTTCTTTGACAGGGCCTGTAGGAAAAATATCTCCTTCAGAACCATCTGGTTCTTGCACTTTGAACGCTATATTTGCTAGGACGAATGGCGATGTCATTGGTGGGACGCTTTGGAGGCTTGTTACCTTTGGAACGATGCATGTGACTGCTCTTATTTCCAAAAATCCAGATGTCTTGGTTGTTTGTCATGCGAATATAGCTTAA